In Candidatus Bathyarchaeia archaeon, one DNA window encodes the following:
- a CDS encoding nucleotidyltransferase domain-containing protein: MAAANITVRLPEKVRRALEKIVRELTAREDVYGLGLFGSWSRGDAAATSDVDLLILTKSDIPEEYVERIVADGLMIDLNFIPMKWVQGPLPSELDQKLFEAQILYDRDWTLTNIKMLMVKTYSSPERVDIRTNAHAVEADIHLSRATSALSKGDNLSAWLFASTALENVLKILLEIALQPISSSHFIEKAEAATEKLGLREVFADYMETTGLYAANKSLAEEKMRLFKSLWDEMYITVKQNSQTVEKAHFRAKTRLKYYFNPAFMQGVILRTTSIINAENYAEAVHYLESTFITMLENYAWLKSSIEKQPIDYTTLVHSIETLERANPKIHQDTAKLLGLANIDKTRAHIIVERAKKDMVRLRKEKKHLIKTHILKS; this comes from the coding sequence GTGGCAGCGGCAAATATTACGGTAAGACTCCCAGAAAAAGTCAGGAGAGCCCTTGAAAAGATAGTTAGGGAGCTGACGGCCAGAGAGGATGTTTACGGCTTAGGATTGTTTGGAAGCTGGAGTAGAGGAGACGCAGCGGCTACAAGCGATGTTGACCTCCTCATTTTAACAAAAAGCGACATTCCAGAAGAATATGTGGAAAGGATTGTGGCGGATGGCCTAATGATAGACTTGAATTTTATCCCCATGAAATGGGTTCAAGGTCCATTACCGTCGGAGTTGGACCAGAAACTCTTTGAAGCCCAAATTCTCTATGACAGAGATTGGACGCTGACAAACATCAAGATGTTGATGGTGAAAACCTACAGTTCGCCTGAAAGGGTGGACATTCGAACAAACGCCCATGCAGTGGAAGCAGACATTCATCTAAGCAGAGCCACTTCAGCCCTATCTAAAGGAGATAATCTAAGCGCGTGGCTCTTCGCCTCCACAGCCCTAGAAAACGTTCTAAAAATACTGTTGGAGATAGCGCTTCAGCCAATTTCAAGCAGCCACTTCATAGAGAAAGCTGAAGCAGCAACAGAAAAGCTCGGATTAAGAGAAGTGTTTGCGGACTACATGGAAACAACAGGACTCTATGCTGCTAACAAGTCGTTAGCGGAAGAGAAGATGAGGCTTTTCAAGTCATTGTGGGATGAAATGTATATTACGGTCAAACAGAACAGCCAAACAGTTGAAAAAGCCCATTTTAGGGCGAAAACCAGATTAAAATACTATTTTAATCCAGCTTTCATGCAAGGCGTCATATTAAGGACCACATCCATTATAAACGCCGAAAACTATGCGGAGGCCGTCCACTACTTAGAAAGCACATTCATTACCATGCTTGAAAATTATGCATGGCTAAAGTCCTCAATAGAAAAACAGCCCATAGACTATACAACCTTAGTGCATTCCATAGAAACCCTTGAAAGGGCAAATCCAAAAATCCACCAAGACACAGCGAAACTGCTTGGACTAGCCAACATTGACAAGACAAGGGCGCATATAATTGTTGAAAGAGCAAAGAAAGACATGGTTAGGCTGCGGAAAGAGAAGAAACATTTAATCAAAACCCACATACTTAAGAGTTAA
- a CDS encoding transcription initiation factor IIB has product MSEQEAKTHPRLADKCPECGSPNLIHDYDTGETVCGECGLVLHEQMMDKGPEWRAFTQEEKASRSRVGVPTSYSVHDKGLSTAISQVDRDAFGRKLPLSTRLQMWRLRKWQIRSRVHSSIDRNLAQAMAELDRLSDKVYVPPAVKEKAAVIYRKALDKGLVRGRSIAAIAAAALYAACRGSGTPRTLREIAEASLVDKKDVARCYRLLLRELDVQMPIADPLTYVSKIAEKTGISGKTQGLAIQILREAKQRRAAAGKDPMGLAAAALYIACLMNNEKKTQKDIAEAAGVTEVTVRNRYKTLKKQLNLELPD; this is encoded by the coding sequence ATGAGCGAACAAGAAGCCAAAACCCATCCACGTTTGGCCGACAAGTGCCCAGAATGTGGTAGCCCAAACCTTATTCACGACTATGATACTGGAGAGACTGTTTGCGGAGAATGTGGACTCGTCCTACACGAGCAGATGATGGACAAGGGGCCGGAGTGGCGGGCTTTCACACAAGAGGAGAAGGCTTCAAGAAGCCGTGTGGGTGTTCCAACATCCTACTCTGTTCACGACAAGGGGCTTTCAACAGCTATAAGCCAGGTGGACCGCGACGCCTTTGGAAGGAAGCTTCCTCTTTCGACGCGTTTGCAGATGTGGCGTTTGAGGAAGTGGCAAATACGCTCAAGAGTACACTCCTCAATAGACCGCAACCTGGCGCAGGCCATGGCTGAGCTTGACCGTCTATCCGACAAGGTTTATGTTCCACCAGCTGTTAAGGAGAAGGCGGCAGTCATATACCGTAAAGCCCTTGACAAAGGTCTCGTGAGAGGCCGGTCAATAGCCGCCATAGCTGCAGCCGCCCTGTATGCGGCTTGCCGTGGAAGTGGGACTCCGCGAACACTGCGGGAAATAGCTGAAGCCAGCCTCGTGGACAAAAAGGATGTTGCCCGATGCTATAGGCTTCTGCTCCGCGAGTTGGATGTGCAAATGCCCATAGCCGACCCACTAACATACGTTTCTAAAATCGCCGAGAAAACAGGGATCTCCGGCAAGACTCAAGGGCTTGCCATACAAATCCTTAGGGAGGCTAAACAGCGGAGGGCTGCAGCTGGCAAAGACCCCATGGGTTTAGCTGCCGCAGCGCTTTACATTGCGTGCCTAATGAACAACGAAAAGAAAACCCAAAAGGATATTGCAGAGGCTGCTGGTGTCACCGAGGTTACAGTGCGCAACCGCTACAAGACCTTAAAGAAACAGTTGAACCTTGAGCTGCCAGACTAG